Proteins encoded together in one Musa acuminata AAA Group cultivar baxijiao chromosome BXJ3-6, Cavendish_Baxijiao_AAA, whole genome shotgun sequence window:
- the LOC135641763 gene encoding putative phytosulfokines 6, with product MRHGSHSSRAPLGLLLLVMILLSVQNTAVASRFLRPLKPDHVKMKDAGGVEEEEPWNLMGMEACEGGTQECLERRMMSEAHLDYIYTQRHPQP from the exons ATGAGACACGGCTCGCACAGCTCTCGGGCACCTCTCGGCTTGCTCCTCCTCGTCATGATCCTCCTCTCCGTCCAAAACACAGCTGTTGCTTCTCGTTTCCTGCGGCCACTGAAACCAG ACCATGTGAAGATGAAGGATGCAGGaggggtggaggaagaggaacctTGGAAT CTCATGGGCATGGAAGCATGCGAGGGTGGAACCCAAGAATGCCTTGAGAGGAGAATGATGTCCGAGGCCCATTTGGACTACATCTACACGCAGCGCCACCCTCAGCCATAG
- the LOC135640599 gene encoding uncharacterized protein LOC135640599, whose product MASSPPVKRRVHRVSAASTRVGASKAQAALAKIIDIISTVTAPRAETEAPRHGCDRETARGTLPPAREHGFGVDLRLRLGPPPEVGGGSAEGDGPTEQSDVVDDSAPADPGSDGEKEASVAVAPASAVKENSLSPAVSVAGCGGGALTAAKSSEGECDPDEENGGESHEDTAADGTKEADSAPQKETKGTEGADGEITATIVITTTTTSSRRGRRSDGCLDLLLEAVRQVSGGLFDDDGPEAKKAMPAAAGEEMAPAPSGRTRRSTGDGGGGKKRRETDEWTIPFHVYQEDTAPIVRSKRGRSQALPSRYRDSILDPWKKSPALTRHSTGRRGHESAPAATR is encoded by the coding sequence ATGGCTTCGTCGCCTCCTGTCAAGCGCCGAGTCCACCGGGTCTCTGCCGCTTCGACTCGCGTCGGCGCCTCCAAAGCGCAAGCGGCCTTGGCTAAGATCATAGACATCATCTCCACCGTCACTGCTCCGCGTGCAGAGACCGAGGCCCCCCGCCATGGTTGCGATCGAGAGACCGCCCGCGGGACGCTGCCGCCGGCGAGAGAACACGGCTTCGGCGTCGATCTGAGGCTCAGGTTGGGCCCGCCTCCGGAGGTTGGAGGAGGATCGGCTGAGGGAGACGGCCCCACGGAGCAGAGCGACGTCGTGGACGACTCCGCGCCGGCGGACCCCGGGAGCGACGGGGAGAAGGAGGCCTCCGTTGCGGTCGCGCCTGCGTCGGCCGTGAAAGAGAACTCGTTGTCGCCCGCGGTGTCCGTTGCCGGCTGCGGCGGCGGCGCTTTAACTGCGGCGAAGAGCTCGGAAGGCGAGTGCGATCCGGATGAGGAGAACGGCGGAGAGAGCCACGAGGACACAGCAGCAGACGGCACCAAGGAGGCGGATTCCGCACCACAAAAAGAAACGAAGGGAACCGAAGGGGCGGACGGCGAGATTACCGCCACCATCGTCATCACCACGACCACAACCAGCAGCAGAAGAGGCCGCCGAAGCGATGGTTGCTTAGACTTGCTGCTGGAGGCGGTTCGGCAGGTCTCAGGCGGCCTCTTCGACGACGACGGGCCGGAGGCCAAGAAGGCCATGCCTGCTGCAGCTGGGGAGGAGATGGCACCCGCGCCGTCGGGGAGAACAAGGAGGTCCACCGGCGACGGCGGTGGGGGGAAGAAGCGGAGGGAGACGGACGAGTGGACGATCCCGTTCCATGTCTACCAGGAGGACACTGCGCCGATCGTGCGATCGAAGCGGGGAAGGAGCCAGGCGCTGCCGTCCAGGTACCGCGACTCCATCCTCGACCCGTGGAAGAAGTCGCCCGCCCTCACCCGCCACTCGACAGGGCGGCGCGGCCACGAGAGTGCACCTGCCGCCACCCGGTGA
- the LOC103988040 gene encoding histone deacetylase 9 isoform X4 — protein MPPKERIAYFYDGDVGNVYFGPNHPMKPHRLYNLGEDCPVFENLFEFCQMYAGGTIDAARRLNHQLCDIAINWSGGLHHAKKSAASGFCYINDLVLGILELLKYHARVLYIDIDVHHGDGVEEAFYFTDRVMTVSFHKYGDMFFPGTGDVKDIGEREGKYYAINVPLKDGIDDASFTRLFKTIIAKVVETYLPGVIVLQCGADSLAGDRLGCFNLSIEGHSECVKFVKKFNLPLLVTGGGGYTKENVARCWTVETGVLLDADLPNEIPENEYIKYFAPDYTLKIPNGNMENLNSKSYLSTIKVQVLESLRCIQHAPGVQMQEVPPDFYIPEFDEDEQNPDERVDQHTTDKQIQRDDEYYEGDNDNDHNMEDGP, from the exons ATGCCGCCCAAAGAACGGATCGCGTACTTCTACGACG GAGATGTTGGGAATGTATATTTTGGACCAAATCATCCAATGAAACCACATCGTTTGT ATAACCTTGGAGAAGACTGCCCTGTCTTTGAGAATCTTTTCGAGTTCTGCCAAATGTATGCTGGTGGCACAATTG ATGCTGCACGAAGGTTGAACCATCAACTCTGCGATATCGCTATAAATTGGTCTGGTGGCTTACATCATGCAAAAAAGTCTGCGGCATCAGGCTTCTGCTATATCAATGACTTAGTCTTGGGAATTCTGGAACTTCTTAAGTATCATGCCCGTGTTCTTTATATTGATATAGATGTTCATCATGGTGATGGCGTTGAAGAAGCCTTTTATTTCACAGACAG GGTAATGACTGTGAGTTTCCATAAATATGGTGATATGTTCTTCCCAGGAACTGGCGATGTTAAG GATATAGGTGAAAGAGAAGGGAAATATTATGCCATTAATGTCCCACTCAAGGATGGAATAGATGATGCTAGTTTTACTCGACTATTCAAAACG ATTATTGCCAAGGTTGTTGAAACATATCTACCAGGTGTAATTGTTCTTCAATGTGGAGCTGATTCACTTGCGGGTGACCGCTTAGGCTGTTTCAATCTCTCCATTGAAG GACATTCTGAATGTGTAAAATTTGTGAAGAAATTCAATTTGCCTCTGTTG GTTACTGGTGGTGGAGGATACACAAAAGAAAATGTTGCTCGCTGCTGGACTGTTGAAACTGGTGTTTTGTTAGACGCAGATCTTCCAAATG AAATTCCAGAAAACGAGTATATCAAGTACTTTGCACCAGATTATACTTTAAAAATCCCGAATGGCAATATG GAGAACTTGAATAGCAAGTCATATCTTAGCACAATCAAGGTGCAAGTTCTAGAAAGTTTACGGTGCATACAACATGCTCCTGGGGTTCAAATGCAGGAG GTTCCGCCAGATTTTTATATCCCGGAATTTGACGAAGATGAGCAAAATCCTGATGAACGAGTTGATC AGCATACTACCGACAAGCAAATTCAGCGAGATGACGAGTATTACGAAGGGGACAACGATAATGATCACAACATGGAGGATGGCCCTTGA
- the LOC103988040 gene encoding histone deacetylase 9 isoform X1, with the protein MPPKERIAYFYDGDVGNVYFGPNHPMKPHRLCMTHHLVLSYGLYKKMEIYRPHKAYPVELAQFHSADYVEFLHRISPNTQHLFADELARYNLGEDCPVFENLFEFCQMYAGGTIDAARRLNHQLCDIAINWSGGLHHAKKSAASGFCYINDLVLGILELLKYHARVLYIDIDVHHGDGVEEAFYFTDRVMTVSFHKYGDMFFPGTGDVKDIGEREGKYYAINVPLKDGIDDASFTRLFKTIIAKVVETYLPGVIVLQCGADSLAGDRLGCFNLSIEGHSECVKFVKKFNLPLLVTGGGGYTKENVARCWTVETGVLLDADLPNEIPENEYIKYFAPDYTLKIPNGNMENLNSKSYLSTIKVQVLESLRCIQHAPGVQMQEVPPDFYIPEFDEDEQNPDERVDQHTTDKQIQRDDEYYEGDNDNDHNMEDGP; encoded by the exons ATGCCGCCCAAAGAACGGATCGCGTACTTCTACGACG GAGATGTTGGGAATGTATATTTTGGACCAAATCATCCAATGAAACCACATCGTTTGTGTATGACACACCATCTTGTGCTTTCATATGGTCTTTACAAGAAGATGGAGATATAT CGGCCACACAAGGCATACCCCGTGGAGCTTGCCCAATTTCATTCAGCAGATTACGTGGAATTTTTGCACCGGATAAGCCCTAATACACAACATTTGTTCGCTGATGAGTTAGCTAGAT ATAACCTTGGAGAAGACTGCCCTGTCTTTGAGAATCTTTTCGAGTTCTGCCAAATGTATGCTGGTGGCACAATTG ATGCTGCACGAAGGTTGAACCATCAACTCTGCGATATCGCTATAAATTGGTCTGGTGGCTTACATCATGCAAAAAAGTCTGCGGCATCAGGCTTCTGCTATATCAATGACTTAGTCTTGGGAATTCTGGAACTTCTTAAGTATCATGCCCGTGTTCTTTATATTGATATAGATGTTCATCATGGTGATGGCGTTGAAGAAGCCTTTTATTTCACAGACAG GGTAATGACTGTGAGTTTCCATAAATATGGTGATATGTTCTTCCCAGGAACTGGCGATGTTAAG GATATAGGTGAAAGAGAAGGGAAATATTATGCCATTAATGTCCCACTCAAGGATGGAATAGATGATGCTAGTTTTACTCGACTATTCAAAACG ATTATTGCCAAGGTTGTTGAAACATATCTACCAGGTGTAATTGTTCTTCAATGTGGAGCTGATTCACTTGCGGGTGACCGCTTAGGCTGTTTCAATCTCTCCATTGAAG GACATTCTGAATGTGTAAAATTTGTGAAGAAATTCAATTTGCCTCTGTTG GTTACTGGTGGTGGAGGATACACAAAAGAAAATGTTGCTCGCTGCTGGACTGTTGAAACTGGTGTTTTGTTAGACGCAGATCTTCCAAATG AAATTCCAGAAAACGAGTATATCAAGTACTTTGCACCAGATTATACTTTAAAAATCCCGAATGGCAATATG GAGAACTTGAATAGCAAGTCATATCTTAGCACAATCAAGGTGCAAGTTCTAGAAAGTTTACGGTGCATACAACATGCTCCTGGGGTTCAAATGCAGGAG GTTCCGCCAGATTTTTATATCCCGGAATTTGACGAAGATGAGCAAAATCCTGATGAACGAGTTGATC AGCATACTACCGACAAGCAAATTCAGCGAGATGACGAGTATTACGAAGGGGACAACGATAATGATCACAACATGGAGGATGGCCCTTGA
- the LOC103988040 gene encoding histone deacetylase 9 isoform X5 — protein MPPKERIAYFYDDNLGEDCPVFENLFEFCQMYAGGTIDAARRLNHQLCDIAINWSGGLHHAKKSAASGFCYINDLVLGILELLKYHARVLYIDIDVHHGDGVEEAFYFTDRVMTVSFHKYGDMFFPGTGDVKDIGEREGKYYAINVPLKDGIDDASFTRLFKTIIAKVVETYLPGVIVLQCGADSLAGDRLGCFNLSIEGHSECVKFVKKFNLPLLVTGGGGYTKENVARCWTVETGVLLDADLPNEIPENEYIKYFAPDYTLKIPNGNMENLNSKSYLSTIKVQVLESLRCIQHAPGVQMQEVPPDFYIPEFDEDEQNPDERVDQHTTDKQIQRDDEYYEGDNDNDHNMEDGP, from the exons ATGCCGCCCAAAGAACGGATCGCGTACTTCTACGACG ATAACCTTGGAGAAGACTGCCCTGTCTTTGAGAATCTTTTCGAGTTCTGCCAAATGTATGCTGGTGGCACAATTG ATGCTGCACGAAGGTTGAACCATCAACTCTGCGATATCGCTATAAATTGGTCTGGTGGCTTACATCATGCAAAAAAGTCTGCGGCATCAGGCTTCTGCTATATCAATGACTTAGTCTTGGGAATTCTGGAACTTCTTAAGTATCATGCCCGTGTTCTTTATATTGATATAGATGTTCATCATGGTGATGGCGTTGAAGAAGCCTTTTATTTCACAGACAG GGTAATGACTGTGAGTTTCCATAAATATGGTGATATGTTCTTCCCAGGAACTGGCGATGTTAAG GATATAGGTGAAAGAGAAGGGAAATATTATGCCATTAATGTCCCACTCAAGGATGGAATAGATGATGCTAGTTTTACTCGACTATTCAAAACG ATTATTGCCAAGGTTGTTGAAACATATCTACCAGGTGTAATTGTTCTTCAATGTGGAGCTGATTCACTTGCGGGTGACCGCTTAGGCTGTTTCAATCTCTCCATTGAAG GACATTCTGAATGTGTAAAATTTGTGAAGAAATTCAATTTGCCTCTGTTG GTTACTGGTGGTGGAGGATACACAAAAGAAAATGTTGCTCGCTGCTGGACTGTTGAAACTGGTGTTTTGTTAGACGCAGATCTTCCAAATG AAATTCCAGAAAACGAGTATATCAAGTACTTTGCACCAGATTATACTTTAAAAATCCCGAATGGCAATATG GAGAACTTGAATAGCAAGTCATATCTTAGCACAATCAAGGTGCAAGTTCTAGAAAGTTTACGGTGCATACAACATGCTCCTGGGGTTCAAATGCAGGAG GTTCCGCCAGATTTTTATATCCCGGAATTTGACGAAGATGAGCAAAATCCTGATGAACGAGTTGATC AGCATACTACCGACAAGCAAATTCAGCGAGATGACGAGTATTACGAAGGGGACAACGATAATGATCACAACATGGAGGATGGCCCTTGA
- the LOC103988040 gene encoding histone deacetylase 9 isoform X6, whose product MKPHRLYNLGEDCPVFENLFEFCQMYAGGTIDAARRLNHQLCDIAINWSGGLHHAKKSAASGFCYINDLVLGILELLKYHARVLYIDIDVHHGDGVEEAFYFTDRVMTVSFHKYGDMFFPGTGDVKDIGEREGKYYAINVPLKDGIDDASFTRLFKTIIAKVVETYLPGVIVLQCGADSLAGDRLGCFNLSIEGHSECVKFVKKFNLPLLVTGGGGYTKENVARCWTVETGVLLDADLPNEIPENEYIKYFAPDYTLKIPNGNMENLNSKSYLSTIKVQVLESLRCIQHAPGVQMQEVPPDFYIPEFDEDEQNPDERVDQHTTDKQIQRDDEYYEGDNDNDHNMEDGP is encoded by the exons ATGAAACCACATCGTTTGT ATAACCTTGGAGAAGACTGCCCTGTCTTTGAGAATCTTTTCGAGTTCTGCCAAATGTATGCTGGTGGCACAATTG ATGCTGCACGAAGGTTGAACCATCAACTCTGCGATATCGCTATAAATTGGTCTGGTGGCTTACATCATGCAAAAAAGTCTGCGGCATCAGGCTTCTGCTATATCAATGACTTAGTCTTGGGAATTCTGGAACTTCTTAAGTATCATGCCCGTGTTCTTTATATTGATATAGATGTTCATCATGGTGATGGCGTTGAAGAAGCCTTTTATTTCACAGACAG GGTAATGACTGTGAGTTTCCATAAATATGGTGATATGTTCTTCCCAGGAACTGGCGATGTTAAG GATATAGGTGAAAGAGAAGGGAAATATTATGCCATTAATGTCCCACTCAAGGATGGAATAGATGATGCTAGTTTTACTCGACTATTCAAAACG ATTATTGCCAAGGTTGTTGAAACATATCTACCAGGTGTAATTGTTCTTCAATGTGGAGCTGATTCACTTGCGGGTGACCGCTTAGGCTGTTTCAATCTCTCCATTGAAG GACATTCTGAATGTGTAAAATTTGTGAAGAAATTCAATTTGCCTCTGTTG GTTACTGGTGGTGGAGGATACACAAAAGAAAATGTTGCTCGCTGCTGGACTGTTGAAACTGGTGTTTTGTTAGACGCAGATCTTCCAAATG AAATTCCAGAAAACGAGTATATCAAGTACTTTGCACCAGATTATACTTTAAAAATCCCGAATGGCAATATG GAGAACTTGAATAGCAAGTCATATCTTAGCACAATCAAGGTGCAAGTTCTAGAAAGTTTACGGTGCATACAACATGCTCCTGGGGTTCAAATGCAGGAG GTTCCGCCAGATTTTTATATCCCGGAATTTGACGAAGATGAGCAAAATCCTGATGAACGAGTTGATC AGCATACTACCGACAAGCAAATTCAGCGAGATGACGAGTATTACGAAGGGGACAACGATAATGATCACAACATGGAGGATGGCCCTTGA
- the LOC103988040 gene encoding histone deacetylase 9 isoform X2 — MKPHRLCMTHHLVLSYGLYKKMEIYRPHKAYPVELAQFHSADYVEFLHRISPNTQHLFADELARYNLGEDCPVFENLFEFCQMYAGGTIDAARRLNHQLCDIAINWSGGLHHAKKSAASGFCYINDLVLGILELLKYHARVLYIDIDVHHGDGVEEAFYFTDRVMTVSFHKYGDMFFPGTGDVKDIGEREGKYYAINVPLKDGIDDASFTRLFKTIIAKVVETYLPGVIVLQCGADSLAGDRLGCFNLSIEGHSECVKFVKKFNLPLLVTGGGGYTKENVARCWTVETGVLLDADLPNEIPENEYIKYFAPDYTLKIPNGNMENLNSKSYLSTIKVQVLESLRCIQHAPGVQMQEVPPDFYIPEFDEDEQNPDERVDQHTTDKQIQRDDEYYEGDNDNDHNMEDGP; from the exons ATGAAACCACATCGTTTGTGTATGACACACCATCTTGTGCTTTCATATGGTCTTTACAAGAAGATGGAGATATAT CGGCCACACAAGGCATACCCCGTGGAGCTTGCCCAATTTCATTCAGCAGATTACGTGGAATTTTTGCACCGGATAAGCCCTAATACACAACATTTGTTCGCTGATGAGTTAGCTAGAT ATAACCTTGGAGAAGACTGCCCTGTCTTTGAGAATCTTTTCGAGTTCTGCCAAATGTATGCTGGTGGCACAATTG ATGCTGCACGAAGGTTGAACCATCAACTCTGCGATATCGCTATAAATTGGTCTGGTGGCTTACATCATGCAAAAAAGTCTGCGGCATCAGGCTTCTGCTATATCAATGACTTAGTCTTGGGAATTCTGGAACTTCTTAAGTATCATGCCCGTGTTCTTTATATTGATATAGATGTTCATCATGGTGATGGCGTTGAAGAAGCCTTTTATTTCACAGACAG GGTAATGACTGTGAGTTTCCATAAATATGGTGATATGTTCTTCCCAGGAACTGGCGATGTTAAG GATATAGGTGAAAGAGAAGGGAAATATTATGCCATTAATGTCCCACTCAAGGATGGAATAGATGATGCTAGTTTTACTCGACTATTCAAAACG ATTATTGCCAAGGTTGTTGAAACATATCTACCAGGTGTAATTGTTCTTCAATGTGGAGCTGATTCACTTGCGGGTGACCGCTTAGGCTGTTTCAATCTCTCCATTGAAG GACATTCTGAATGTGTAAAATTTGTGAAGAAATTCAATTTGCCTCTGTTG GTTACTGGTGGTGGAGGATACACAAAAGAAAATGTTGCTCGCTGCTGGACTGTTGAAACTGGTGTTTTGTTAGACGCAGATCTTCCAAATG AAATTCCAGAAAACGAGTATATCAAGTACTTTGCACCAGATTATACTTTAAAAATCCCGAATGGCAATATG GAGAACTTGAATAGCAAGTCATATCTTAGCACAATCAAGGTGCAAGTTCTAGAAAGTTTACGGTGCATACAACATGCTCCTGGGGTTCAAATGCAGGAG GTTCCGCCAGATTTTTATATCCCGGAATTTGACGAAGATGAGCAAAATCCTGATGAACGAGTTGATC AGCATACTACCGACAAGCAAATTCAGCGAGATGACGAGTATTACGAAGGGGACAACGATAATGATCACAACATGGAGGATGGCCCTTGA
- the LOC103988040 gene encoding histone deacetylase 9 isoform X3 — translation MVFTRRWRYMLVLRPHKAYPVELAQFHSADYVEFLHRISPNTQHLFADELARYNLGEDCPVFENLFEFCQMYAGGTIDAARRLNHQLCDIAINWSGGLHHAKKSAASGFCYINDLVLGILELLKYHARVLYIDIDVHHGDGVEEAFYFTDRVMTVSFHKYGDMFFPGTGDVKDIGEREGKYYAINVPLKDGIDDASFTRLFKTIIAKVVETYLPGVIVLQCGADSLAGDRLGCFNLSIEGHSECVKFVKKFNLPLLVTGGGGYTKENVARCWTVETGVLLDADLPNEIPENEYIKYFAPDYTLKIPNGNMENLNSKSYLSTIKVQVLESLRCIQHAPGVQMQEVPPDFYIPEFDEDEQNPDERVDQHTTDKQIQRDDEYYEGDNDNDHNMEDGP, via the exons ATGGTCTTTACAAGAAGATGGAGATATATGTTAGTCTTG CGGCCACACAAGGCATACCCCGTGGAGCTTGCCCAATTTCATTCAGCAGATTACGTGGAATTTTTGCACCGGATAAGCCCTAATACACAACATTTGTTCGCTGATGAGTTAGCTAGAT ATAACCTTGGAGAAGACTGCCCTGTCTTTGAGAATCTTTTCGAGTTCTGCCAAATGTATGCTGGTGGCACAATTG ATGCTGCACGAAGGTTGAACCATCAACTCTGCGATATCGCTATAAATTGGTCTGGTGGCTTACATCATGCAAAAAAGTCTGCGGCATCAGGCTTCTGCTATATCAATGACTTAGTCTTGGGAATTCTGGAACTTCTTAAGTATCATGCCCGTGTTCTTTATATTGATATAGATGTTCATCATGGTGATGGCGTTGAAGAAGCCTTTTATTTCACAGACAG GGTAATGACTGTGAGTTTCCATAAATATGGTGATATGTTCTTCCCAGGAACTGGCGATGTTAAG GATATAGGTGAAAGAGAAGGGAAATATTATGCCATTAATGTCCCACTCAAGGATGGAATAGATGATGCTAGTTTTACTCGACTATTCAAAACG ATTATTGCCAAGGTTGTTGAAACATATCTACCAGGTGTAATTGTTCTTCAATGTGGAGCTGATTCACTTGCGGGTGACCGCTTAGGCTGTTTCAATCTCTCCATTGAAG GACATTCTGAATGTGTAAAATTTGTGAAGAAATTCAATTTGCCTCTGTTG GTTACTGGTGGTGGAGGATACACAAAAGAAAATGTTGCTCGCTGCTGGACTGTTGAAACTGGTGTTTTGTTAGACGCAGATCTTCCAAATG AAATTCCAGAAAACGAGTATATCAAGTACTTTGCACCAGATTATACTTTAAAAATCCCGAATGGCAATATG GAGAACTTGAATAGCAAGTCATATCTTAGCACAATCAAGGTGCAAGTTCTAGAAAGTTTACGGTGCATACAACATGCTCCTGGGGTTCAAATGCAGGAG GTTCCGCCAGATTTTTATATCCCGGAATTTGACGAAGATGAGCAAAATCCTGATGAACGAGTTGATC AGCATACTACCGACAAGCAAATTCAGCGAGATGACGAGTATTACGAAGGGGACAACGATAATGATCACAACATGGAGGATGGCCCTTGA
- the LOC103988040 gene encoding histone deacetylase 9 isoform X7: MYAGGTIDAARRLNHQLCDIAINWSGGLHHAKKSAASGFCYINDLVLGILELLKYHARVLYIDIDVHHGDGVEEAFYFTDRVMTVSFHKYGDMFFPGTGDVKDIGEREGKYYAINVPLKDGIDDASFTRLFKTIIAKVVETYLPGVIVLQCGADSLAGDRLGCFNLSIEGHSECVKFVKKFNLPLLVTGGGGYTKENVARCWTVETGVLLDADLPNEIPENEYIKYFAPDYTLKIPNGNMENLNSKSYLSTIKVQVLESLRCIQHAPGVQMQEVPPDFYIPEFDEDEQNPDERVDQHTTDKQIQRDDEYYEGDNDNDHNMEDGP, encoded by the exons ATGTATGCTGGTGGCACAATTG ATGCTGCACGAAGGTTGAACCATCAACTCTGCGATATCGCTATAAATTGGTCTGGTGGCTTACATCATGCAAAAAAGTCTGCGGCATCAGGCTTCTGCTATATCAATGACTTAGTCTTGGGAATTCTGGAACTTCTTAAGTATCATGCCCGTGTTCTTTATATTGATATAGATGTTCATCATGGTGATGGCGTTGAAGAAGCCTTTTATTTCACAGACAG GGTAATGACTGTGAGTTTCCATAAATATGGTGATATGTTCTTCCCAGGAACTGGCGATGTTAAG GATATAGGTGAAAGAGAAGGGAAATATTATGCCATTAATGTCCCACTCAAGGATGGAATAGATGATGCTAGTTTTACTCGACTATTCAAAACG ATTATTGCCAAGGTTGTTGAAACATATCTACCAGGTGTAATTGTTCTTCAATGTGGAGCTGATTCACTTGCGGGTGACCGCTTAGGCTGTTTCAATCTCTCCATTGAAG GACATTCTGAATGTGTAAAATTTGTGAAGAAATTCAATTTGCCTCTGTTG GTTACTGGTGGTGGAGGATACACAAAAGAAAATGTTGCTCGCTGCTGGACTGTTGAAACTGGTGTTTTGTTAGACGCAGATCTTCCAAATG AAATTCCAGAAAACGAGTATATCAAGTACTTTGCACCAGATTATACTTTAAAAATCCCGAATGGCAATATG GAGAACTTGAATAGCAAGTCATATCTTAGCACAATCAAGGTGCAAGTTCTAGAAAGTTTACGGTGCATACAACATGCTCCTGGGGTTCAAATGCAGGAG GTTCCGCCAGATTTTTATATCCCGGAATTTGACGAAGATGAGCAAAATCCTGATGAACGAGTTGATC AGCATACTACCGACAAGCAAATTCAGCGAGATGACGAGTATTACGAAGGGGACAACGATAATGATCACAACATGGAGGATGGCCCTTGA
- the LOC103988040 gene encoding histone deacetylase 9 isoform X8 — translation MTVSFHKYGDMFFPGTGDVKDIGEREGKYYAINVPLKDGIDDASFTRLFKTIIAKVVETYLPGVIVLQCGADSLAGDRLGCFNLSIEGHSECVKFVKKFNLPLLVTGGGGYTKENVARCWTVETGVLLDADLPNEIPENEYIKYFAPDYTLKIPNGNMENLNSKSYLSTIKVQVLESLRCIQHAPGVQMQEVPPDFYIPEFDEDEQNPDERVDQHTTDKQIQRDDEYYEGDNDNDHNMEDGP, via the exons ATGACTGTGAGTTTCCATAAATATGGTGATATGTTCTTCCCAGGAACTGGCGATGTTAAG GATATAGGTGAAAGAGAAGGGAAATATTATGCCATTAATGTCCCACTCAAGGATGGAATAGATGATGCTAGTTTTACTCGACTATTCAAAACG ATTATTGCCAAGGTTGTTGAAACATATCTACCAGGTGTAATTGTTCTTCAATGTGGAGCTGATTCACTTGCGGGTGACCGCTTAGGCTGTTTCAATCTCTCCATTGAAG GACATTCTGAATGTGTAAAATTTGTGAAGAAATTCAATTTGCCTCTGTTG GTTACTGGTGGTGGAGGATACACAAAAGAAAATGTTGCTCGCTGCTGGACTGTTGAAACTGGTGTTTTGTTAGACGCAGATCTTCCAAATG AAATTCCAGAAAACGAGTATATCAAGTACTTTGCACCAGATTATACTTTAAAAATCCCGAATGGCAATATG GAGAACTTGAATAGCAAGTCATATCTTAGCACAATCAAGGTGCAAGTTCTAGAAAGTTTACGGTGCATACAACATGCTCCTGGGGTTCAAATGCAGGAG GTTCCGCCAGATTTTTATATCCCGGAATTTGACGAAGATGAGCAAAATCCTGATGAACGAGTTGATC AGCATACTACCGACAAGCAAATTCAGCGAGATGACGAGTATTACGAAGGGGACAACGATAATGATCACAACATGGAGGATGGCCCTTGA